The following are encoded together in the Cohaesibacter gelatinilyticus genome:
- a CDS encoding retropepsin-like aspartic protease family protein, which translates to MFYVLMGLIVTAAAVLMFNHEAGEVFGLPIEQVAAVTVLSSWLIYLAAGRFRSLGSMAQSLKQLAVWVLIGFGLVLAYSFKDDAKMLVGRVAGELVPGMGIQSNSGSVTFPRSGNGHFMVLAKVNGREVPMLVDTGATSVVLSYEDAQAAGLNPEGLQFSTPVSTANGRTKAARLMLNSVDVGGIHRGRVPAMVSQPGALRESLLGMSYLEKLGSWSVSNDRLTLQP; encoded by the coding sequence ATGTTTTATGTCCTGATGGGTCTGATTGTCACCGCTGCCGCCGTGTTGATGTTCAATCACGAAGCAGGCGAAGTGTTTGGTCTTCCCATTGAGCAAGTCGCAGCCGTCACCGTTCTCTCCTCCTGGCTTATCTATCTGGCTGCAGGTCGCTTTCGCTCCCTTGGCTCCATGGCACAATCTCTGAAGCAATTGGCCGTTTGGGTGCTGATCGGCTTCGGACTTGTTCTTGCCTATAGCTTCAAGGATGATGCCAAAATGCTTGTGGGCCGTGTTGCGGGTGAATTGGTCCCCGGCATGGGTATTCAATCCAATTCCGGCAGTGTTACCTTCCCGCGTTCTGGTAATGGACATTTCATGGTTCTGGCCAAGGTGAATGGTAGAGAAGTACCGATGCTGGTGGATACCGGTGCCACCTCGGTTGTGCTGTCCTATGAAGATGCACAAGCAGCTGGCCTGAACCCGGAAGGCCTTCAATTTTCCACACCCGTATCCACCGCCAATGGCCGAACCAAAGCCGCGCGTTTGATGCTGAATTCCGTCGATGTCGGCGGTATTCATCGCGGACGTGTCCCAGCCATGGTTTCCCAGCCTGGTGCCTTACGCGAGAGCCTGCTCGGCATGAGCTATCTGGAAAAACTGGGCAGTTGGTCCGTTTCCAATGATCGTTTGACGTTGCAACCCTGA
- a CDS encoding DUF1289 domain-containing protein: MAIQSPCVKSCRLDEQSQLCFGCGRHMDEIVNWRSFSDEERTIIMEELSSRLEEHFPLQSTVASQ; this comes from the coding sequence ATGGCGATCCAGTCTCCTTGTGTAAAATCCTGTCGGTTGGATGAGCAAAGCCAGCTTTGCTTTGGTTGCGGTCGACATATGGATGAGATTGTCAATTGGCGCAGCTTTAGTGATGAAGAGCGGACGATCATCATGGAAGAGCTGTCTTCCCGATTGGAGGAGCATTTCCCACTCCAGTCGACTGTCGCCTCGCAATAA
- a CDS encoding adenosylcobinamide-GDP ribazoletransferase yields MSDSKNHDEPTSDKNTGFFDMLDRVQRDARHWLHDFRDCLAFFSRIPVATLFGPVSDGLPDFERASRTLPLVGLLLGLLSLVPATLFDAIALTAPLPPMLLAGLTLATMALLTGGLHEDGLADMADGFGGGHTIERKIEIMKDSRLGSFGALALLFSVLIRFSILSYLFENYGVWTGGVAFLASSMVSRVPMLHVWYTLPAARLHGLSSVAGQPTTSSYGIGVAFAAIVTGCLIVPYFGLVAALSAFVGVVCASGYMVWLSKRHIRGQTGDVLGGSQQIGEIAFGVGLLLLASAG; encoded by the coding sequence ATGTCTGACAGTAAAAACCACGATGAGCCTACATCCGACAAAAATACCGGATTTTTCGACATGCTGGATCGTGTTCAACGCGATGCACGCCATTGGCTTCATGACTTTCGCGACTGTCTGGCCTTTTTCTCCCGCATTCCTGTCGCCACACTCTTCGGTCCCGTAAGTGATGGACTTCCAGACTTTGAGCGCGCCAGCAGAACCCTGCCACTGGTCGGATTATTGCTTGGTCTTCTTTCGCTTGTACCGGCCACGCTTTTTGATGCGATAGCTCTTACCGCTCCGCTGCCGCCAATGTTGCTGGCTGGGCTTACACTGGCGACCATGGCTCTGCTTACTGGTGGCCTGCATGAAGATGGCTTGGCTGATATGGCCGATGGTTTCGGCGGTGGTCACACAATCGAGCGCAAGATCGAGATCATGAAAGATAGCCGACTTGGCTCCTTCGGCGCACTGGCCTTGTTGTTCTCGGTTCTGATCCGCTTCAGCATCCTGTCCTATTTGTTTGAGAATTACGGTGTCTGGACCGGTGGAGTTGCGTTTCTGGCTTCAAGCATGGTCTCTCGTGTTCCGATGTTACATGTCTGGTATACGTTGCCTGCTGCACGTCTTCATGGTCTCTCATCTGTCGCCGGTCAGCCAACCACCAGTTCCTATGGAATCGGGGTTGCATTCGCTGCCATTGTAACGGGCTGTCTGATTGTCCCCTATTTCGGGCTGGTTGCCGCCCTCTCAGCCTTTGTAGGGGTAGTTTGTGCCAGCGGCTATATGGTCTGGCTTTCAAAGCGCCATATTCGTGGACAAACAGGCGATGTTCTGGGGGGATCTCAGCAAATCGGCGAAATTGCCTTTGGTGTCGGTTTGCTTTTGCTGGCCTCTGCCGGATAA
- the cobT gene encoding nicotinate-nucleotide--dimethylbenzimidazole phosphoribosyltransferase, translated as MTTSATGMPFDDILSLIDQMAGPDEDARATVRARDAVLTKPAGSLGRLEDLAEWVAVWQRQAPPKVLRPLVAVFAGNHGVANQGVSAYPASVTQQMVENFAAGGAAVNQLCITNDLGLKVFDLALDFPTGDITREDAMDEMSCARTIAFGMEAIAGGTDLLCIGEMGIANTTIAAAIYAALFGGDAADWCGRGTGVDDEGLKRKVDAVEKALAFHDGNLDKPLEVLRRLGGREIAAMVGAILAARLQNIPVIVDGFVASSAAAVLYALDKAALDHCIFAHVSAESAHSRALDAMGVKALFDFGMRLGEGSGAALAAGIVKAAVQIHEGMATFEQASVDGPAEN; from the coding sequence ATGACCACTTCTGCGACCGGAATGCCATTCGATGATATTCTGTCCTTGATTGATCAGATGGCCGGACCAGATGAAGATGCTCGTGCCACGGTAAGGGCGCGTGATGCAGTGTTGACCAAACCGGCAGGATCGCTTGGCCGTCTTGAGGATCTGGCAGAGTGGGTTGCTGTTTGGCAGCGTCAGGCGCCACCAAAGGTGTTGCGCCCACTGGTTGCTGTTTTTGCAGGCAACCATGGCGTGGCAAATCAAGGTGTCTCTGCTTATCCCGCGTCTGTGACCCAGCAGATGGTCGAAAATTTTGCGGCTGGGGGTGCGGCGGTCAACCAGCTCTGTATCACCAATGATCTGGGCCTGAAAGTCTTCGATTTGGCACTTGATTTTCCAACTGGTGATATCACACGCGAAGACGCCATGGACGAGATGAGTTGCGCACGCACCATTGCCTTCGGTATGGAAGCCATTGCAGGCGGCACTGATCTTCTTTGCATTGGCGAGATGGGCATTGCCAACACAACCATCGCCGCTGCCATTTATGCCGCATTATTTGGTGGCGATGCTGCCGATTGGTGTGGTCGCGGGACAGGCGTGGATGATGAAGGCCTGAAGCGCAAAGTTGATGCTGTCGAGAAAGCTCTGGCATTTCATGATGGTAATCTGGATAAACCGCTGGAAGTGCTGCGCAGGTTGGGTGGACGCGAAATTGCCGCTATGGTGGGTGCGATCCTTGCAGCTCGTTTGCAAAATATTCCAGTCATCGTTGATGGCTTTGTAGCGAGTTCCGCTGCTGCCGTTCTTTATGCGCTGGACAAGGCGGCTCTGGATCACTGCATCTTTGCCCATGTTTCTGCTGAAAGCGCTCATTCGCGCGCTCTGGATGCGATGGGTGTCAAAGCTCTGTTTGATTTCGGCATGCGTCTGGGCGAGGGATCCGGTGCTGCATTGGCGGCGGGCATCGTGAAAGCTGCTGTTCAGATCCATGAAGGCATGGCGACATTCGAGCAGGCCTCGGTAGATGGTCCCGCAGAAAACTAA
- a CDS encoding sensor histidine kinase — MAGAQSVRRSKENDSRGINSKRAARRRAVLRTVHDVREQLNTTNGYRPSFQHELTMMYAKNRTSASLAIPLLLLIVGAVSTLWATPLHTLSWIAAAFVAHLVMLMLARKFEDLPQEDLDLSSWKRRFFVGDLFSGIIWASILLLPTQKDVAYLAEFHFAIMLIVVAVSTMLCFTLPASTWAGTLPISAVVIGTAVLNAENMDMTLSLLAVGSMFFFLMLANRLYRSTLAMLNFRMEKDFLIAELEQAKAISDESRRQAEEANTAKSRFLATMSHELRTPLNAILGFSEIMQNEVLGPLPNDKYREYVGDINSSGSHLLNLINEILDLSRIEAGRYKLNEEAVTLSYVAEDCENLLRLRARNKDVTIRLELDLNLPKLWADERAMRQVMLNLLTNAVKFTPPGGEITLLVKPTEDGGQYIQVKDTGPGIPEDEIPTVLSAFGQGSLAIQSAEDGSGLGLSIVQALVQMHDGEFDLKSTLRVGTTVTATFPPSRVMDVLPIHQDRNQGRIQLKRAI; from the coding sequence ATGGCTGGAGCCCAAAGCGTTCGCCGCTCGAAAGAAAATGACAGTCGGGGCATAAACAGTAAACGTGCGGCACGCCGTCGCGCAGTTTTGCGTACCGTGCATGATGTTCGCGAACAGTTGAACACGACCAATGGCTATCGGCCATCGTTTCAGCATGAACTGACCATGATGTACGCCAAAAACCGCACCAGTGCTTCCTTGGCCATTCCTTTGCTTTTGCTGATTGTTGGTGCAGTGTCCACTCTGTGGGCAACACCGTTGCATACTCTGTCCTGGATTGCTGCGGCTTTTGTTGCTCATCTGGTCATGCTGATGCTGGCACGCAAGTTCGAAGATTTGCCGCAGGAAGATCTTGATCTGAGTAGCTGGAAGCGCCGTTTCTTTGTTGGAGACCTCTTTTCGGGCATCATCTGGGCGAGTATTTTACTGCTGCCAACACAAAAAGACGTAGCCTATCTGGCCGAATTTCATTTCGCCATCATGCTGATCGTGGTGGCGGTCTCCACCATGCTTTGCTTCACCCTGCCTGCCAGCACCTGGGCGGGAACTCTGCCAATTTCGGCTGTTGTGATCGGCACTGCCGTGTTGAATGCCGAAAACATGGACATGACGCTCTCACTGCTCGCAGTCGGGTCCATGTTCTTCTTCCTGATGCTCGCAAATCGGCTTTATCGCTCGACACTGGCCATGCTGAACTTCCGCATGGAGAAGGATTTTCTGATCGCGGAGCTGGAACAAGCCAAGGCCATTTCTGACGAGTCTCGTCGTCAAGCCGAGGAAGCCAATACGGCCAAGAGCCGTTTTCTGGCCACCATGTCACATGAATTGCGCACGCCACTCAACGCCATTCTCGGCTTTTCCGAAATCATGCAGAATGAAGTTCTCGGGCCGTTACCAAATGACAAATATCGAGAATATGTCGGTGACATCAACAGTTCGGGCAGCCATCTTTTGAACCTGATCAATGAGATTCTCGATCTTTCTCGCATTGAGGCCGGGCGCTACAAGCTGAATGAAGAAGCGGTCACTCTGAGCTATGTGGCAGAGGATTGCGAGAACTTGCTAAGACTGCGCGCCCGCAATAAAGACGTCACCATTCGTCTGGAACTGGATTTGAACTTGCCAAAGCTTTGGGCGGATGAACGTGCCATGCGTCAGGTCATGCTGAATTTGCTGACCAATGCCGTGAAATTTACCCCACCGGGTGGCGAAATCACTCTATTGGTCAAGCCGACCGAAGATGGTGGGCAATATATTCAGGTCAAGGATACTGGCCCTGGCATTCCAGAAGACGAAATACCAACCGTTCTCAGTGCCTTTGGGCAAGGTTCCCTTGCCATCCAGTCTGCTGAAGATGGATCCGGTCTTGGTCTGTCGATTGTTCAGGCACTCGTTCAAATGCATGATGGTGAGTTTGATCTCAAATCCACCTTACGGGTTGGTACCACGGTCACGGCAACCTTCCCCCCATCCCGTGTTATGGATGTACTTCCAATACACCAGGATAGAAATCAGGGCCGCATTCAACTCAAACGCGCTATTTAA
- a CDS encoding uracil-DNA glycosylase family protein: protein MGKTGIKMVGKQRERQLEDLRHEIESCRRCRDNPVGVQLPHEPNPVVRLSSSARICIAGQAPGIRVHESSLPFNDPSGDRLRQWMGIDRDLFYDENRIAIVPMGFCFPGWDKKGGDLPPRKECRELWHDQLFELMPQIELVLVIGQYAQRYHMKELRKKTLTETVRNAVEIFENSQKPQLLPLPHPSWRNSGWLKRNPWFEDQVLPLLKQEVRRLTC from the coding sequence ATGGGTAAAACAGGGATCAAAATGGTGGGAAAACAGCGGGAAAGACAGCTTGAAGATCTCCGGCATGAGATCGAATCCTGTCGTCGATGTCGAGACAATCCGGTTGGTGTCCAGTTACCCCACGAACCCAATCCTGTTGTGCGCCTTTCCAGCTCAGCGCGCATCTGTATTGCAGGGCAGGCACCGGGAATTCGCGTGCACGAAAGTTCTCTTCCATTCAATGATCCGTCAGGGGATCGTTTGCGCCAATGGATGGGCATTGATCGTGATCTCTTTTATGACGAAAACCGGATTGCGATCGTCCCAATGGGTTTTTGCTTTCCTGGTTGGGACAAAAAGGGAGGGGATTTGCCACCGCGAAAGGAGTGTCGAGAGCTGTGGCATGATCAACTTTTTGAACTCATGCCGCAGATAGAATTGGTTTTGGTGATTGGTCAATATGCCCAGCGCTATCATATGAAAGAGTTACGCAAGAAAACTCTGACCGAGACTGTAAGAAATGCAGTAGAGATTTTCGAAAATTCCCAGAAACCCCAATTGCTTCCTTTGCCTCATCCTTCCTGGAGAAATTCTGGTTGGTTGAAGCGCAATCCATGGTTTGAAGATCAGGTTCTTCCATTGCTGAAACAGGAGGTCAGACGTTTGACATGTTGA
- a CDS encoding Lrp/AsnC family transcriptional regulator, whose amino-acid sequence MLDRLDRRILQILQEDATMPVAEIGRRVGLSTTPCWRRIQKMEEEGVITGRVVILDPEKVNAKVTAFVAVTTTEHSSDWLKRFADVIRDFPEVVEFYRMAGQVDYLLRVVVPDIESYDVFYKKLIGRIEVGDISTTFAMEQIKYTTALPLNYLPEKEPR is encoded by the coding sequence ATGTTGGACCGTCTTGATCGTCGAATTCTACAGATCCTGCAAGAGGACGCGACTATGCCCGTGGCGGAAATTGGCCGCCGGGTTGGCCTTTCAACCACACCTTGCTGGCGACGAATCCAGAAAATGGAAGAAGAAGGTGTTATCACTGGTCGTGTGGTCATCCTTGATCCGGAAAAGGTCAATGCCAAAGTCACAGCTTTTGTAGCGGTTACGACCACGGAACATTCCTCTGATTGGCTGAAGCGCTTTGCAGATGTTATTCGCGACTTTCCGGAAGTGGTCGAGTTTTACCGCATGGCCGGACAGGTAGATTATCTGTTGCGTGTGGTTGTACCGGATATCGAAAGCTATGATGTTTTTTACAAAAAACTGATCGGTCGTATTGAAGTTGGCGATATCTCTACTACATTTGCAATGGAGCAGATAAAATACACCACGGCATTGCCGCTGAATTATCTGCCGGAAAAAGAGCCTCGCTGA
- a CDS encoding NAD(P)-dependent oxidoreductase — protein MAKVAFIGLGVMGYPMAGYLKSKGGHAVTVYNRTTAKAQKWVEEHGGDYAETPAKAAEGADFVFACVGNDDDLRSVTTGPDGAFATMKPGSIFVDNTTASAEVARELYQDAKDIGVGFIDAPVSGGQAGAENGVLTVMCGGDEAIFAQAKPAIECFARMVGLMGASGAGQLTKMVNQICIAGLVQGLSEGVHFAQKAGLDVDAVVDVISKGAAGSWQMENRAGTMAKGEFDFGFAVDWMRKDLSIVLDEARNNGARLPVTASVDQYYAQVQGMGGNRWDTSSLVALLNRD, from the coding sequence ATGGCAAAAGTTGCATTCATTGGCCTTGGCGTGATGGGCTACCCGATGGCGGGATATTTGAAGTCCAAAGGCGGACATGCTGTGACCGTCTATAACCGCACAACTGCCAAAGCTCAAAAATGGGTAGAAGAGCACGGTGGGGACTATGCTGAAACACCTGCCAAAGCAGCGGAAGGAGCGGATTTTGTTTTTGCCTGCGTGGGCAATGACGATGATTTGCGTTCGGTTACCACTGGCCCTGACGGTGCATTTGCTACCATGAAGCCAGGTTCCATCTTTGTCGATAACACCACTGCATCTGCTGAAGTCGCACGCGAGCTCTATCAAGACGCCAAGGATATCGGCGTCGGTTTCATTGATGCTCCCGTGTCTGGTGGCCAAGCTGGCGCCGAGAATGGTGTGTTGACTGTCATGTGTGGTGGCGATGAAGCCATTTTTGCGCAAGCCAAACCAGCAATCGAATGCTTTGCGCGCATGGTTGGCCTGATGGGCGCATCTGGCGCTGGCCAATTGACCAAGATGGTCAACCAGATTTGTATTGCAGGTTTGGTTCAAGGCCTGTCTGAAGGCGTGCATTTCGCCCAGAAAGCTGGCTTGGATGTTGATGCAGTTGTAGATGTGATCTCCAAAGGAGCAGCGGGATCCTGGCAGATGGAGAACCGTGCCGGCACCATGGCCAAGGGTGAGTTCGACTTCGGCTTTGCTGTAGACTGGATGCGTAAAGATCTCTCGATTGTTCTGGACGAAGCCCGTAACAATGGCGCCCGCCTTCCAGTAACTGCCAGTGTCGATCAGTACTATGCGCAAGTGCAGGGCATGGGCGGCAATCGTTGGGACACATCTTCCCTTGTAGCACTTTTGAACCGCGACTAA
- a CDS encoding pyridoxamine 5'-phosphate oxidase family protein: MTIMRSKEDLRALYGHPKPIPTNKVIDHVDDYCQRFIALSPFLVLSTQGKDGLVDISPRGDAPGFVEIENKISLLIPDRRGNNRIDTLENLIENPAIGILFLVPGMDETLRIQGVAEIETDSELCAHFSVQNKTPKSIIRVKAQEVYFQCAKALMRSKLWAGDYAIERSSFPAMGEIMKAHTQLDGPAETREEMLERYKDMMY; the protein is encoded by the coding sequence ATGACAATCATGCGTTCAAAAGAAGATCTACGTGCCCTCTACGGTCATCCCAAGCCAATACCGACCAATAAGGTGATTGATCATGTCGATGACTATTGCCAGCGTTTCATTGCTCTCTCCCCTTTCCTCGTTCTCTCAACTCAGGGCAAGGACGGTTTGGTCGATATCTCTCCACGAGGAGATGCGCCGGGCTTTGTAGAGATCGAGAATAAAATCTCTCTGCTTATTCCAGATCGTCGAGGCAATAATCGCATCGATACGCTGGAGAATCTGATTGAGAATCCAGCTATTGGCATTCTCTTTCTGGTGCCTGGTATGGATGAAACACTGCGCATTCAAGGTGTTGCAGAGATCGAAACAGATTCCGAGTTGTGCGCCCACTTCAGTGTGCAAAACAAAACCCCAAAATCGATCATCCGTGTCAAAGCACAGGAGGTCTATTTCCAGTGTGCAAAAGCTTTGATGCGCTCCAAGCTATGGGCTGGGGACTATGCGATTGAACGATCTTCTTTCCCGGCCATGGGGGAAATCATGAAAGCCCATACACAACTGGATGGTCCGGCAGAGACGCGCGAAGAGATGTTGGAGCGCTACAAGGACATGATGTATTGA
- the glyS gene encoding glycine--tRNA ligase subunit beta, with amino-acid sequence MPDLLLELFSEEIPARMQRKAADDLKKLITNGLVDAGLTYEGARAFATPRRLTLVVSGCTASSPDIREERKGPRVGAPEKALAGFLRGAGLSSIDEATIQSDPKKGDFYVAVINKPGRKAEDIIAGLVPETIRKFPWPKSQKWGVAGEGALRWVRPLHSIVCTFGIDAEAPEVITFDVDGIVTGNTTEGHRFHGKERFDVKRFDDYEAGLKARKVILDLDERKDIILNDAKTLAFAQGLELVEDGGLLEEVGGLVEWPVVLMGSFDEEFLDMPDEVIQTSIREHQKCFVLKDQKTGKLANKFVLVSNLIAPDDGATIVAGNEKVVRARLSDAKFFWETDLKTGLETRLYKLDNMVFHEKLGTQTERVERLIALSSALAPLVGADADKAARAAKLAKADLVSDMVFEFPELQGLMGRYYALAQDEDASVAEAIEMHYKPQGPSDEIPSNPVAASVALADKLDLLTGFWAIDEKPTGSKDPFALRRAALGVIRILEDNNIRLSLFDVFKTARPDFTQGRDLMGFFADRLSVHLKDKGARHDLIDAVFGLGNQDDVLMISKRVEALGEFLSSEDGTNLLAGYRRATNILRAEEKKSGETYNGQVEGAHLDAAEEIALAAAIDTARSAAVEAVEKEDFEAAMSALAALRAPVDAFMIEVHVNDERAEVRENRLKMLNQIRETTRTVADFSKISG; translated from the coding sequence ATGCCAGATCTTCTGCTTGAGCTTTTTTCCGAGGAAATTCCTGCCCGCATGCAACGCAAGGCAGCCGATGATTTGAAAAAACTGATCACCAATGGTCTGGTTGATGCCGGTTTGACCTATGAGGGCGCTCGGGCTTTTGCAACCCCTCGTCGTCTGACGCTGGTCGTTTCCGGTTGCACGGCTTCTTCTCCCGATATCCGCGAAGAGCGCAAGGGCCCACGCGTCGGCGCTCCTGAAAAAGCTCTGGCGGGCTTCCTTCGTGGTGCCGGTCTATCCAGCATTGATGAGGCAACCATTCAGTCCGACCCGAAAAAGGGTGACTTCTATGTGGCTGTGATCAACAAGCCGGGCCGTAAGGCGGAGGACATCATTGCCGGGCTGGTACCTGAGACAATCCGTAAATTCCCTTGGCCCAAATCTCAGAAATGGGGTGTGGCTGGAGAAGGCGCGCTTCGCTGGGTTCGCCCACTGCACTCCATTGTCTGTACATTTGGGATTGATGCAGAAGCACCAGAGGTTATCACCTTTGACGTTGATGGTATTGTAACTGGCAACACAACGGAAGGCCATCGTTTCCATGGCAAGGAACGCTTTGACGTCAAACGCTTTGACGATTATGAAGCAGGCCTGAAGGCCCGCAAAGTGATCCTTGATCTCGATGAACGTAAGGACATCATTCTGAACGACGCCAAGACCCTGGCCTTTGCACAAGGTCTGGAACTGGTCGAAGATGGTGGCTTGCTCGAAGAAGTCGGTGGTCTGGTCGAGTGGCCAGTGGTTCTGATGGGTTCCTTTGACGAAGAGTTTTTGGATATGCCGGATGAGGTGATCCAGACTTCCATTCGTGAGCATCAGAAATGCTTCGTTCTGAAAGATCAGAAAACCGGTAAACTGGCCAATAAGTTCGTACTGGTTTCCAACCTGATTGCGCCAGATGATGGTGCGACTATTGTTGCTGGTAATGAGAAGGTTGTGCGTGCACGCCTGTCTGATGCCAAATTCTTCTGGGAAACTGACTTGAAGACCGGCTTGGAGACACGCCTCTACAAGCTGGATAATATGGTCTTCCATGAGAAACTCGGTACACAGACTGAACGCGTTGAACGTTTGATCGCTCTGTCTTCTGCCCTTGCGCCACTGGTTGGTGCAGATGCAGATAAAGCCGCCCGCGCCGCCAAGCTGGCCAAAGCAGACCTTGTCTCCGACATGGTGTTCGAATTCCCTGAGCTGCAAGGTCTGATGGGCCGTTATTATGCATTGGCACAAGATGAGGATGCATCAGTCGCCGAAGCCATTGAGATGCATTACAAACCGCAAGGTCCCTCAGACGAGATTCCGAGCAATCCAGTCGCAGCTTCTGTCGCATTGGCCGACAAGCTGGATTTGTTGACCGGTTTCTGGGCGATAGATGAAAAGCCAACCGGTTCCAAAGACCCATTTGCTCTGCGTCGTGCAGCGCTTGGTGTGATCCGCATTTTGGAAGACAACAACATTCGTCTGTCTCTCTTTGACGTCTTCAAGACTGCTCGCCCTGATTTCACTCAAGGCCGTGATCTCATGGGCTTCTTTGCGGATCGTTTGAGCGTTCATCTGAAAGACAAAGGCGCACGCCATGATCTGATCGATGCGGTCTTCGGTCTCGGTAATCAGGACGATGTGCTGATGATCTCCAAGCGTGTCGAAGCGCTGGGCGAATTTCTCTCCAGTGAAGATGGTACAAACCTGCTGGCAGGTTATCGCCGTGCGACCAACATCTTGCGTGCTGAAGAGAAGAAGTCCGGCGAGACCTATAACGGTCAGGTGGAAGGCGCACATCTGGATGCGGCGGAGGAAATTGCCCTTGCCGCAGCCATTGATACCGCTCGTTCCGCAGCTGTTGAGGCGGTTGAAAAAGAAGACTTTGAAGCTGCGATGTCTGCGTTAGCAGCACTGCGTGCTCCTGTCGATGCATTCATGATAGAGGTACACGTGAATGATGAGCGGGCCGAGGTTCGTGAGAACCGCCTGAAGATGCTCAACCAGATCAGGGAGACCACCAGAACGGTGGCAGACTTCTCCAAGATTTCAGGATAA
- a CDS encoding ABC transporter permease, with amino-acid sequence MSEAYVASEMISSRPRPAEARKSEWSVGKILGLMSVVSWIAAGIALIVFLITSYDPAQIEKYGPRYFDGFLTTLKLVAISVTIGAALSLPIAFGRMSSNKILRGFSFGYIYFFRGTPLLAQLFLLYYGFGSFRSFWQDVGLWWFFRDAWSIALLSFSLNTAAYQAEILRGAIMNVPKGQHEGAASLGLPNMVTFFKIILPQALIVALRPYGNEIILMVKGSAVVSIITIFDLMGHTRRAFSQTLDYQTYIYAAIFYLIVVEVMRRLWDILEHRLTRHLRR; translated from the coding sequence ATGAGTGAAGCTTATGTCGCTTCCGAGATGATCTCATCGCGCCCTCGCCCTGCCGAGGCCCGCAAAAGCGAGTGGTCCGTTGGTAAAATACTGGGCCTTATGAGTGTAGTATCCTGGATTGCAGCAGGAATCGCCCTGATTGTTTTTCTGATTACATCTTACGACCCTGCCCAGATCGAGAAATATGGTCCCCGATATTTTGATGGTTTCCTAACCACTCTGAAACTGGTCGCCATCTCTGTCACCATCGGTGCAGCACTGTCTCTTCCCATTGCTTTCGGCCGAATGTCTTCCAACAAGATTTTACGTGGCTTCAGCTTTGGTTATATCTATTTCTTCCGCGGCACCCCTCTGCTCGCCCAGCTCTTCCTGCTCTATTATGGCTTTGGATCCTTCCGCTCATTCTGGCAGGATGTAGGGCTTTGGTGGTTCTTCCGCGACGCGTGGTCCATCGCATTGCTGTCATTCTCGCTGAATACCGCCGCCTATCAGGCCGAGATCTTGCGCGGAGCCATCATGAATGTGCCCAAAGGTCAGCATGAAGGCGCAGCCAGCCTTGGCCTGCCAAACATGGTGACCTTCTTCAAGATTATCTTGCCGCAAGCCTTGATTGTTGCTCTACGCCCTTATGGCAATGAAATCATCCTGATGGTCAAAGGTTCCGCTGTTGTTTCCATTATTACGATCTTTGATCTGATGGGCCATACCCGTCGGGCATTCTCTCAAACCCTGGATTATCAGACCTATATCTATGCCGCGATCTTCTATCTGATCGTAGTGGAGGTGATGCGTCGACTTTGGGATATATTGGAGCATCGCCTGACCCGGCACTTGCGCCGCTAA